A genome region from Engraulis encrasicolus isolate BLACKSEA-1 chromosome 6, IST_EnEncr_1.0, whole genome shotgun sequence includes the following:
- the LOC134450703 gene encoding Fc receptor-like protein 5 — protein sequence MGSTERLCLIVVILYISQTVARGGPGSVSVVLRGPEYAYLNTKIRLSCEILGSPPPSATCQFMKVKNISLTTPQKSSSPPQPFLHDLKVMTKSTGEYYCIMTTLGKTVTSNILHLYVVIPVSGASLRSVPSPPTEFKGSSMALFCDVQKGSHLSYTWFHNRIKVTAPSSVTYNLSGNSLTVDRLRNLHAGTYYCSAWNDIGLNPRYSSSNEIQVAVKDYLTVPNLSVTLFKENSKYYANISCESAQGTVPVTFVLLLSGREADRQITNSLSAWFRVALVVGMETVTAQCRAETSYRQLNSDTRNIEMVSVGGPLHLHIDYLYNINWEVVAVRLECHISRGTFPSYLWLHNNSFMTQRSCSTISNDLQCHVLLLTDVTPVHFGHYQCHVRDSFEENSSWLQSDVVLVEGADFPGNVIEVIAVAFCCFLMLAMITSLLCLLWLSGSAVQPQHMAASEHHR from the exons ATGGGGAGCACAGAAAGACTCTGCTTGATAGTTGTAATTT TGTATATCAGCCAGACAGTGGCCCGTG GAGGACCTGGTTCTGTCTCTGTAGTCCTCAGGGGGCCAGAATATGCTTACCTCAACACTAAAATTAGGTTGAGTTGTGAGATTTTGGGATCTCCTCCTCCATCGGCCACATGCCAGTTCATGAAGGTGAAAAATATCTCCCTCACCACCCCGCAAAAATCCTCATCTCCCCCGCAGCCTTTCTTACATGATCTAAAGGTGATGACTAAATCCACTGGAGAATACTACTGCATTATGACAACACTTGGAAAAACAGTTACCAGCAACATTCTTCACCTATATGTAGTGA TTCCTGTTTCAGGAGCCAGCCTCAGGTCTGTCCCTAGTCCTCCTACAGAGTTTAAAGGATCCTCGATGGCTCTCTTCTGTGATGTTCAGAAAGGGTCCCACCTCTCCTACACCTGGTTCCACAACAGGATCAAAGTGACAGCTCCTTCTTCGGTCACGTATAACCTCTCAGGCAACTCGCTCACTGTGGACAGGCTCAGAAATTTGCACGCTGGGACTTACTACTGCTCTGCCTGGAACGACATTGGACTTAACCCACGCTACTCCAGCAGTAATGAAATACAAGTGGCAGTTAAAG ATTACCTTACTGTGCCTAATCTCTCTGTTACACTCTTCAAAGAAAACTCCAAATACTATGCCAACATAAGTTGTGAGTCCGCTCAGGGTACAGTACCTGTTACATTTGTGCTGCTGCTGTCGGGCCGGGAGGCTGATCGACAAATCACCAATTCCCTCTCTGCATGGTTCAGAGTGGCACTGGTGGTAGGAATGGAGACAGTCACAGCACAATGCAGGGCAGAGACAAGTTATCGGCAACTCAACAGCGATACTAGGAATATAGAAATGG TATCTGTAGGAGGCCCTCTGCATCTGCACATTGATTATTTGTACAATATCAATTGGGAAGTGGTGGCAGTGCGGTTGGAATGCCATATCAGCAGAGGTACCTTCCCTTCCTACCTCTGGCTCCATAACAACTCATTCATGACGCAGCGTTCCTGCTCTACAATCTCCAATGATCTCCAGTGTCATGTACTCTTACTGACGGACGTCACGCCTGTACACTTTGGACATTATCAATGCCACGTTAGGGACAGCTTTGAAGAAAACTCTTCCTGGTTGCAAAGTGACGTGGTCCTCGTGGAGGGAGCAG ATTTCCCAGGAAATGTGATTGAGGTCATCGCTGTTGCATTTTGCTGTTTCTTGATGCTTGCCATGATCACAAGCTTGCTCTGTCTACTGTGGTTGTCAG GTTCAGCCGTACAGCCACAGCATATGGCCGCATCTGAACATCATAG